From Chryseobacterium camelliae:
GTCCAGGACTATTTTCCCTTTTTTACCGTTTCCGGCTGTTTTGATCTCCACTTTTACATCCAGAAGGTCGGCAATGGCTTTTTCAGCCCTTTTAAAGTGATTCGGCAATTCTGCCTTTGCCGCTTTCTTGGCAGCCGGTGACTTAGGATTCTTCAGTATGGCAGCAGCCTGTTCAGACTGGCGTACGTTTAAATGTTCTTTAATGATTTTTTCAAAAAGGATTTGCTGAAGCTCCTCATTGTCCAGACTGATGATCGCACGGCCATGTCCGGCAGAGATTTCTCCGCTTCTGATGGCGTTCTGAATATCCGGACTTAATCTTAAAAGCCTTATGGAATTGGTAATGGTGCTTCTGTCCTTGCCTACTCTCTGGCTAAGATTTTCCTGGGTGAGGCCGATCTCATCCATCAATCTCTGGTAGGTCAGGGCAATTTCTACAGCATCAAGGTCTTCCCTCTGAATATTTTCCACTAAAGCCATCTCAAGCAGCTCCTGATCGTTTACCAGACGGATGTATGCGGGAATTGTGGCAAGGCCTGCCATTTTACTGGCCCTGTACCTTCTTTCCCCGGATATGATTTCAAACTTTTCACCGTCCTTTCTCAGGGTAACTGGCTGGATCACGCCTAAATTTTTGATCGACTGTGCCAGTTCGTTCAATGCTTTCTCATCAAAATAGGTTCTTGGCTGAGTGGGATTCGGATAGATATCCTCAACAGCTACTTCTACAATATTCCCTACAAACTTATCGGCACCTTCATCGGTAGCTGAGTTGATCGTCGCTTTGGATTCGGCGCTAAGAATAGCACCCAGACCACGCCCCATCGCTCTTTTTTTGTCCTTCATAGTATATGTAAAGCGATAGCATGTGCTATCAGCTGTTTATTAATTCTTTACTAAATTTTCATTTTTCAGCAGTACTTCTTCTGCCAGCTGAATGTACTGAATGGCACCTTTGCTTTCTGCATCATAATTCAGGATGCTCTCTCCGAAACTCGGGGCTTCGCTCAGCCTTACGTTTCTGCTGATGATGGTTTCAAAAACCATTTCAGGGAAGTGGGCATTTACTTCTTCCACCACCTGGTTGGAAAGCCTTAATCTTCCGTCGTACATCGTAAGCAGCAAACCTTCAATATCCAGGTCTTTATTGTGGATTTTCTGAACGTTCTTAATGGTATTCAAAAGTTTACCCAGTCCTTCCAATGCAAAATACTCACACTGGATCGGAATGATTACGGAATCAGCCGCTGTAAGAGCATTAACGGTAATCAGACCTAAGCTCGGCGCACAGTCGATGATGATGTAGTCATAATCATCACGTACAGGCTGTAATGCTTTTTTAAGCATATATTCCCGGTCTTCTTTGTCTACCAGTTCAATCTCTGCTGCAACCAGGTCAATATGCGACGGAACGATGTCCAGGTTCGGAGTTGCGGTTCTTTTGATGCAGGTTCTGGTATCCACACTATGCTCCAGAAGGTTATAGGTTGAATACTGAACATCATCAACTCCCAGTCCGGAAGTTGCATTTGCCTGAGGATCAGCATCAATAATTAAAATTTTCTTTTCCAACACCCCTAATGCCGCAGCCAGATTAACAGCTGTGGTTGTCTTTCCGACTCCTCCTTTCTGATTAGCGATCCCTATGATTTTTGCCATTATTAGAACTTTAAGGTTCAAAAATACACTTTTTTCTTTGCTCCTCGTGAACGATGAAAACGAAAAATGAGTTAAAATATTGTTAACAAGCCTTTTAGCCCTAAAAAAAATTATCCACAAAAAAAATTCTTTGTGGATAAGTATCAAGATTGGTCTGGAGTGTTAATTTTCAAACTTCATGGAGATCGGGAATTTAAAATAGCTTCTTACCGCCTGGCCTTTTACTTTGGCCGGAATCCATTTTCCCTTGATGTTTTTGATGGTTCTTAATGCTTCACTGTTGAAATCTGCATTTTTACCGTCTGCTTTGATCGCAGAGATAGATCCGTCACGTTCCACGATGAATGTAATCATGGTCTTTACGACACCGTCTGATTCGATTCCTGAACCATCGAAGTTATTCAGTACTTTATTCCTGAAAGAATCTATGCCGCCAGGGAAACTGGCTTCCACATCAACCACAGTAGAAACCGCATTCGGGTCTACTTTTTCAGGAATGGGAGTGGTTACTGCCGGAATGGAAACAGGTCCTGTATTGATGGCCGGAGCCGGCGGTACATAGGTATTTGCCGGAGCAGTTTCACCTTCACTATTATTTCTGGTTCCTGCGACTGCCCCCTCAATTTTTTCAACCACTTTTTCTTTGGTCACCTGCGCTTTGGGGTCTGGTACGGTTTTATCAACGGTTTTAACTTTCTTTTGCTGTGCAGCCTGAGGTGTTGGTGTTATAGGCACAACAACATCTGGTATTTCCTTAATATTAAAAGGACCGACAGGACATACTGTAGTTATACTTTCTCCATCAGAACT
This genomic window contains:
- a CDS encoding ParB/RepB/Spo0J family partition protein, whose translation is MKDKKRAMGRGLGAILSAESKATINSATDEGADKFVGNIVEVAVEDIYPNPTQPRTYFDEKALNELAQSIKNLGVIQPVTLRKDGEKFEIISGERRYRASKMAGLATIPAYIRLVNDQELLEMALVENIQREDLDAVEIALTYQRLMDEIGLTQENLSQRVGKDRSTITNSIRLLRLSPDIQNAIRSGEISAGHGRAIISLDNEELQQILFEKIIKEHLNVRQSEQAAAILKNPKSPAAKKAAKAELPNHFKRAEKAIADLLDVKVEIKTAGNGKKGKIVLDFKNQEELDYILSHIK
- a CDS encoding energy transducer TonB: MKNPFKNEEFRFNELLFEHRNKEYGAYVLRNESDRILTKALFAGAGLLAAISLTPLAINAFKSSDGESITTVCPVGPFNIKEIPDVVVPITPTPQAAQQKKVKTVDKTVPDPKAQVTKEKVVEKIEGAVAGTRNNSEGETAPANTYVPPAPAINTGPVSIPAVTTPIPEKVDPNAVSTVVDVEASFPGGIDSFRNKVLNNFDGSGIESDGVVKTMITFIVERDGSISAIKADGKNADFNSEALRTIKNIKGKWIPAKVKGQAVRSYFKFPISMKFEN
- a CDS encoding ParA family protein translates to MAKIIGIANQKGGVGKTTTAVNLAAALGVLEKKILIIDADPQANATSGLGVDDVQYSTYNLLEHSVDTRTCIKRTATPNLDIVPSHIDLVAAEIELVDKEDREYMLKKALQPVRDDYDYIIIDCAPSLGLITVNALTAADSVIIPIQCEYFALEGLGKLLNTIKNVQKIHNKDLDIEGLLLTMYDGRLRLSNQVVEEVNAHFPEMVFETIISRNVRLSEAPSFGESILNYDAESKGAIQYIQLAEEVLLKNENLVKN